In Verrucomicrobia bacterium CG1_02_43_26, a single genomic region encodes these proteins:
- a CDS encoding tRNA (uridine(34)/cytosine(34)/5-carboxymethylaminomethyluridine(34)-2'-O)-methyltransferase TrmL has translation MMLHIILYQPQIPQNTGNIGRLCAITNARLHLIHPLGFSISDRHLKRSGMDYWYDLDLYEHENWEAFLKSSSRPERIWLFTTKSERSFWDASFRDNDGLLFGNEGSGAPEAVHTCSNIHARIKIPHMNASLRSLNLSTSAGIATYEALRQIQLPA, from the coding sequence TTGATGCTCCACATCATCCTTTATCAACCACAGATACCTCAAAATACAGGCAATATCGGCAGGTTGTGTGCTATTACAAACGCACGGCTTCACCTCATCCACCCGCTCGGATTTAGTATCTCTGATCGCCATCTCAAGCGTAGTGGTATGGATTATTGGTATGATCTGGACCTCTATGAACACGAAAACTGGGAAGCTTTTTTAAAGAGTTCGTCTCGCCCGGAGCGTATCTGGCTTTTCACGACAAAGTCCGAACGTTCTTTTTGGGATGCTTCGTTTCGGGATAATGATGGCCTTTTGTTTGGCAACGAAGGTTCTGGAGCCCCAGAGGCAGTGCACACTTGTTCGAATATCCATGCGCGCATAAAAATCCCGCACATGAATGCTTCTTTGCGCTCCCTTAATCTCTCCACCAGCGCCGGTATAGCGACATACGAAGCCCTACGCCAGATTCAACTTCCAGCGTAA
- a CDS encoding nucleotide exchange factor GrpE yields the protein MSENNPNAETTESSFEENDMSQVAGLLKRIDALQEEANNNKEHYMRAMADLENYRRRVVREKNDLRISAISGLIEELLPVVDNLQLGLKSANEHHESSDVINGFQMVLDRMLSVLKNQGVEMLNPLNEAFNPHAHECIAHMPHATLPEGHVSEVVRIGYRFNERLIRPASVVVSNGKAPEAPKS from the coding sequence ATGAGCGAAAATAACCCAAATGCGGAAACAACGGAATCTTCCTTCGAGGAAAACGATATGAGCCAAGTGGCAGGTTTGCTAAAGCGTATCGATGCCCTACAGGAGGAAGCTAATAATAATAAAGAGCATTACATGCGCGCGATGGCTGATTTGGAAAACTATCGCCGTCGTGTTGTTCGAGAGAAAAATGATCTGCGTATCTCTGCGATCTCAGGGCTTATTGAGGAACTATTACCTGTTGTGGATAATCTTCAACTAGGACTCAAGTCTGCTAATGAGCACCACGAAAGTAGCGATGTCATTAATGGCTTTCAAATGGTTCTGGATCGTATGCTTTCTGTTTTAAAAAATCAGGGTGTCGAGATGCTCAATCCCTTGAATGAAGCATTTAATCCGCATGCTCACGAATGTATCGCTCATATGCCGCACGCAACCCTTCCGGAGGGGCATGTGTCAGAGGTCGTGCGTATCGGGTACAGGTTTAATGAAAGGCTTATTCGGCCCGCAAGCGTTGTCGTCTCTAACGGTAAAGCTCCAGAGGCTCCCAAATCCTAA
- a CDS encoding ABC transporter, producing MLTYVARRFFEAIPLLWIVVTLSFIMVRVAPGGPFDEEKSLPPETQAALETFYGLSEPLYTQYFRYLDNVVFHWDLGPSFKYPGWTVNELILDKLPVSFELGFYSIVFAVVGGVFVGVISSLKPNSTRDYTLMGASLAGICLPNFVIGPLFILIFGLTLGWVNASGWDTFPDKIFPVITLGMFYLAYISRLTRGSMLEVMNQGFIRTARAKGLSEKRVVLAHALRNGLNPVISYLGPALAGVISGSFVVETIFHIPGIGRFFVMAAFNRDYTLVLGTVICFAALIVVFNLLTDIVLVLLNPKQSFS from the coding sequence GTGCTAACATATGTCGCAAGACGCTTTTTTGAGGCGATTCCATTGTTATGGATAGTAGTCACCTTATCGTTTATCATGGTAAGAGTAGCGCCAGGAGGGCCCTTTGATGAAGAAAAAAGCCTTCCTCCCGAAACGCAAGCTGCCTTGGAAACATTTTATGGGTTAAGCGAGCCCTTGTACACTCAGTATTTCCGTTACCTCGATAACGTTGTCTTTCACTGGGATTTGGGCCCTTCATTCAAGTATCCCGGCTGGACGGTGAATGAATTGATTTTGGACAAATTACCGGTATCCTTTGAACTTGGCTTTTATTCTATTGTATTTGCAGTTGTGGGCGGGGTATTTGTCGGCGTGATATCGTCCTTAAAGCCTAATTCGACTAGAGACTATACGTTAATGGGGGCATCCCTTGCCGGTATTTGCTTACCTAATTTTGTGATTGGGCCCCTATTTATTTTAATCTTCGGCCTGACATTGGGTTGGGTAAATGCATCGGGCTGGGATACTTTTCCGGATAAGATTTTTCCCGTCATAACATTAGGGATGTTTTACCTAGCTTATATATCACGACTGACGCGCGGAAGCATGCTGGAAGTCATGAACCAAGGTTTTATTAGAACGGCTCGCGCCAAAGGCCTTTCAGAGAAAAGAGTTGTTCTGGCGCACGCCTTACGCAATGGACTCAACCCCGTAATATCTTATCTAGGACCCGCACTAGCAGGCGTGATAAGCGGATCATTTGTTGTGGAAACGATCTTTCACATACCCGGCATAGGCCGTTTTTTTGTCATGGCTGCGTTTAACCGAGACTATACTCTCGTGCTAGGAACCGTGATCTGCTTTGCTGCCCTGATTGTTGTGTTTAACCTGTTAACAGATATCGTATTGGTGCTATTAAACCCAAAGCAATCGTTTTCATGA
- a CDS encoding peptide ABC transporter permease: MSPPNNSSIGDINQSVTRKFLEHKMGVFGVCCLVIIGGLCFLAPFFTHHTYDQQNLAIAGEGPSAEHWLGTDILGRDLFARILYGGRISFLVGISATFVSLTIGVTYGAISGWAGGRIDRLLMRIVEIIYSLPYTVFVILLMVFLGRGLFPLLCAIGAVEWLTMSRIVRGQVLNLRQQSFVEASQILGQKPLKIIWKHMIPNAMTPIIICITLTIPNVMLMESFISFLGLGIQAPMTSWGDLIKEGANAMQTQPWLLIFPSLFFSITLFSLNYIGDALRSALDPHS; this comes from the coding sequence ATGAGTCCGCCAAATAATAGCAGCATAGGCGACATAAACCAAAGTGTGACCAGGAAATTTCTCGAGCACAAGATGGGCGTATTTGGTGTGTGTTGCCTAGTCATTATTGGAGGTTTATGTTTTTTGGCACCTTTTTTCACGCATCATACCTATGATCAGCAAAATCTAGCCATTGCAGGAGAAGGCCCCTCTGCGGAACACTGGCTAGGGACTGATATTTTAGGCCGAGATTTGTTTGCCAGAATTCTATACGGCGGGAGAATTTCCTTTTTAGTGGGCATTTCCGCTACCTTTGTTTCGTTAACAATAGGCGTGACTTATGGCGCGATCTCGGGCTGGGCAGGGGGCAGGATTGATCGACTGTTAATGCGAATTGTTGAAATTATTTACTCTCTACCCTATACCGTTTTTGTCATTTTACTGATGGTTTTTTTAGGCCGAGGCCTATTCCCCTTATTATGCGCTATTGGAGCAGTGGAATGGCTAACGATGTCCCGCATCGTGCGAGGTCAGGTACTGAACTTAAGACAACAAAGTTTTGTAGAAGCCTCTCAAATATTGGGGCAAAAGCCCCTCAAGATCATATGGAAACATATGATTCCGAATGCGATGACCCCTATTATTATCTGCATTACATTGACGATTCCAAATGTCATGTTGATGGAATCCTTCATCAGCTTCCTAGGGCTAGGCATACAAGCCCCGATGACATCCTGGGGTGATTTGATTAAAGAAGGAGCCAATGCCATGCAAACACAACCCTGGCTGCTGATCTTCCCAAGCCTATTTTTTTCGATTACCCTATTTTCATTAAACTATATAGGCGATGCCTTAAGAAGCGCATTAGACCCTCATAGTTAG
- a CDS encoding molecular chaperone DnaJ, which translates to MTEEDYYGLLGVSRDATAEDIKKAYRKMAVKYHPDKNPGNAEAEEKFKEVSHAYEILKDPKKREAYDRYGAAAFQQGGPGAGGGGFGGGGFHDPFDVFREVFSGGAGGGIFEEFFGGGGGGARAQQNHGADLRYDLEITLEEAAFGTEKEIRYRHAAACKPCHGSGAEPGSKKVTCGTCKGAGQVISSRGFFTVKQVCPTCQGAGKTFEKPCRACSGEGRTIETNTLKLRIPPGVDTGSKLRSGGNGEAGLQGGQSGDLYIIIHVQEHDFFEREGDDLSCTVGVPFSLAALGGTIHVKTLKDQVALKIPAGTQTGTVLRLKGHGMPSIRGKYHGDMYVRVQVKVPKKLTSKQRALLEEFAVACGEAGQDDDKETFFQKTKRFFE; encoded by the coding sequence ATGACTGAAGAAGATTACTACGGATTGCTAGGTGTTTCTCGAGACGCAACAGCTGAGGATATTAAAAAGGCTTATCGCAAAATGGCTGTAAAATACCACCCGGATAAAAATCCTGGGAATGCTGAGGCAGAGGAAAAATTTAAAGAGGTTTCCCACGCTTATGAGATCTTAAAGGATCCTAAAAAGCGCGAGGCTTACGATCGCTATGGTGCTGCGGCCTTTCAGCAAGGAGGCCCAGGTGCCGGAGGTGGTGGCTTCGGTGGGGGTGGTTTCCATGATCCGTTTGATGTCTTTCGTGAGGTCTTTAGCGGGGGTGCCGGTGGTGGCATTTTTGAGGAATTTTTCGGCGGTGGGGGCGGTGGCGCTCGTGCTCAGCAAAACCATGGCGCGGATCTTCGGTATGATCTTGAAATTACGCTCGAAGAGGCGGCTTTTGGAACAGAAAAAGAAATTCGATATCGTCATGCGGCAGCTTGTAAGCCATGCCATGGTTCCGGTGCGGAGCCTGGCTCTAAGAAGGTTACTTGTGGTACTTGTAAGGGGGCGGGGCAAGTCATCTCGTCACGTGGTTTCTTTACGGTAAAGCAGGTATGCCCTACTTGTCAAGGTGCCGGCAAAACATTTGAAAAACCTTGCCGTGCTTGTAGTGGCGAGGGGCGAACAATTGAAACAAATACGCTAAAGTTACGCATTCCTCCTGGAGTAGATACGGGCTCTAAGCTTCGTTCCGGAGGTAATGGCGAAGCCGGGTTACAGGGTGGCCAATCAGGGGACTTATATATCATTATTCATGTTCAGGAGCACGATTTCTTTGAGCGCGAGGGCGATGATCTATCCTGCACCGTAGGGGTTCCTTTTTCATTAGCTGCCCTGGGGGGTACCATTCACGTCAAAACACTCAAGGATCAAGTGGCTTTGAAAATTCCGGCAGGTACGCAAACCGGTACTGTCCTTCGTTTAAAGGGGCATGGTATGCCTAGTATTCGTGGTAAATATCATGGAGATATGTACGTCCGTGTTCAGGTAAAGGTGCCCAAGAAGTTAACGTCAAAACAACGCGCGCTTCTCGAGGAGTTTGCTGTTGCTTGTGGCGAAGCGGGTCAGGATGATGATAAGGAAACTTTTTTCCAAAAAACAAAGCGTTTTTTTGAATAA
- a CDS encoding alanine dehydrogenase, with protein MIIGVPKEIKTLENRVALVPAGVEKLVEQGHHILIEKSAGEASGFSDNAYQKAGAEITKTAEEIFARAEMIVKVKEPLPEEYAQIRDGQLVFTFFHFASSEELTRGIQNSNSIAIAYETIEKANGSLPILTPMSEVAGRLAVQSGALYLHKENKGRGLLLGGIPGVEPGTVVVLGAGAVGVNAAKMAAGLGAKVYLLDISMERLRYLSDIMPANVITMASNPHNIRELIQNADLVVSGVLIPGAKAPKLITREMLRTMKKGSVIIDVCIDQGGSLETSRPTSHDKPVFIEEGVIHYCVTNMPGSVPITSTIALTNVTLSYISKIANGGIPLLKEDPELSKGVNIAFGRITHKAVAEAFNLPYTPLKEALNGSPEKVC; from the coding sequence ATGATCATCGGAGTACCAAAAGAGATAAAGACCCTGGAAAATAGAGTTGCTTTAGTGCCTGCCGGCGTAGAAAAGCTGGTTGAGCAAGGACACCACATTTTAATAGAAAAATCCGCAGGCGAAGCAAGTGGCTTCTCCGATAATGCGTATCAGAAAGCCGGGGCTGAAATCACAAAAACGGCTGAAGAAATTTTTGCCCGGGCTGAGATGATCGTAAAAGTTAAAGAACCACTACCCGAGGAATATGCTCAAATAAGAGATGGTCAGCTTGTTTTCACCTTCTTCCACTTCGCTTCTTCAGAGGAGTTGACCCGTGGTATACAGAACAGCAACAGCATTGCAATTGCGTATGAAACCATTGAAAAAGCCAATGGCAGCTTGCCAATATTGACTCCGATGAGTGAAGTAGCCGGTCGCCTTGCCGTACAAAGCGGAGCACTTTATCTCCACAAAGAAAATAAGGGCAGGGGACTCCTTTTGGGCGGAATTCCTGGAGTCGAGCCCGGCACAGTTGTTGTGCTAGGAGCGGGCGCTGTCGGTGTAAACGCCGCGAAAATGGCAGCTGGCCTAGGTGCAAAAGTTTACTTACTTGATATTTCGATGGAGCGCCTGCGTTACCTAAGTGACATTATGCCAGCCAATGTGATCACCATGGCATCAAACCCACACAACATTCGGGAACTTATCCAAAACGCGGATTTGGTCGTGAGCGGCGTACTGATCCCAGGAGCAAAAGCACCTAAATTGATTACACGCGAGATGTTGCGTACGATGAAAAAAGGCAGTGTCATTATAGATGTCTGTATCGACCAAGGCGGATCGCTCGAAACCTCACGCCCGACTTCGCACGATAAGCCAGTATTTATCGAAGAAGGAGTCATTCATTACTGCGTGACCAACATGCCGGGCTCTGTGCCAATAACCTCAACGATTGCGCTGACAAATGTGACATTGTCATATATCAGCAAAATTGCCAATGGTGGTATTCCGCTCCTAAAGGAAGATCCAGAACTCAGTAAAGGCGTGAATATTGCCTTTGGCCGAATCACCCATAAAGCAGTCGCAGAAGCATTTAATTTGCCTTACACTCCGCTTAAAGAAGCATTAAATGGCTCACCAGAGAAGGTTTGTTAG
- a CDS encoding tRNA (N6-isopentenyl adenosine(37)-C2)-methylthiotransferase MiaB: MNRVYIKTYGCQMNERDSEAVAAMLRGRGYSIVSEEQDADIILLNTCSVRDQAEQKAIGKAGHLMAQNHRKNQKRLVGILGCMAQNRGSELLDSLPDLDLIVGTQKFHQVPDHLDNIIKIMQAQGPKPSKIVDLEEEEGSQNTIRGHLEKEHQVSAFVSIMQGCNMNCAFCLVPNTRGKERARPIEDIVEEVEELAANGTKDVTLLGQIVTSYGRREIPFKDGKSPFVQLIERVNDVKGIERIRFTSPHPRGFKQDLVEAYRDVPKLCEYVHLPIQSGSDKILRAMNRPYTRDRYLQIVDALRTVVPDMYFSTDIIVGFPGETEEDFELTRQVLESVGFDMAYIFKYSVRPNTAAEPLGDPISKEIKEERNQTLLRIVENSSLKRNNTLIGTTQEVLVEGPAKKGEDMYVGRTRGYRKTIFKGNSRLIGELVPVCIEEGGVSTLMGKLKIND; encoded by the coding sequence ATGAATCGTGTTTACATAAAAACGTACGGCTGCCAAATGAATGAACGGGATTCCGAAGCCGTGGCCGCGATGCTGCGCGGACGAGGGTATTCCATTGTTTCCGAGGAGCAAGATGCCGACATCATTCTGTTAAACACCTGTAGCGTACGAGATCAAGCCGAGCAAAAGGCTATTGGGAAAGCCGGACACCTGATGGCTCAAAACCATCGCAAGAACCAGAAAAGACTGGTAGGCATATTGGGCTGTATGGCTCAAAACAGAGGATCTGAGCTATTAGACAGCCTTCCTGATCTGGATTTGATTGTGGGGACACAAAAATTCCACCAAGTACCGGATCATTTAGACAACATAATCAAAATCATGCAGGCTCAGGGCCCAAAGCCCTCAAAAATCGTAGACCTAGAGGAAGAAGAAGGCTCGCAGAACACCATTCGAGGGCACCTAGAGAAAGAACACCAAGTATCCGCCTTTGTATCGATTATGCAAGGCTGCAACATGAACTGTGCGTTTTGCCTGGTACCCAACACACGAGGCAAAGAACGAGCGCGCCCGATAGAAGATATTGTTGAAGAAGTCGAGGAACTCGCCGCCAACGGAACGAAAGACGTGACCCTGTTGGGCCAAATCGTAACCAGTTATGGACGCCGAGAAATACCCTTTAAAGACGGCAAAAGCCCATTTGTACAGCTTATTGAGCGCGTAAATGACGTTAAAGGCATAGAACGCATTCGCTTCACCTCCCCGCACCCCAGAGGCTTTAAGCAGGACTTGGTAGAGGCGTACCGCGATGTACCCAAGTTGTGCGAATACGTACACTTACCGATACAAAGCGGCTCTGACAAAATCCTACGAGCAATGAACCGCCCCTATACCAGGGACAGGTACTTACAAATCGTTGATGCCCTGAGGACAGTCGTCCCTGATATGTATTTCTCGACAGACATTATTGTAGGTTTTCCCGGCGAGACAGAAGAAGATTTCGAATTAACGAGACAAGTATTGGAATCCGTTGGCTTCGATATGGCGTATATCTTTAAATACAGCGTACGCCCAAACACAGCCGCGGAACCCCTAGGCGACCCAATTTCCAAAGAAATAAAAGAAGAACGCAATCAAACCCTGCTGCGCATTGTGGAGAACAGCTCTCTGAAACGGAATAACACATTGATCGGCACGACCCAGGAAGTTCTTGTAGAAGGCCCCGCCAAGAAAGGCGAAGATATGTACGTAGGACGAACCCGCGGGTATCGAAAAACCATCTTCAAAGGCAACTCCCGCTTGATCGGCGAACTCGTACCCGTATGCATTGAAGAAGGTGGTGTGAGCACGCTTATGGGGAAACTTAAGATTAATGATTAA
- a CDS encoding SsrA-binding protein, whose translation MAKEKKSKGAFQELRNKKAFHNYIIEDKYEAGIVLTGTEVKSIRAGKAQITEAFVRVENGDAILYHAHIDEYKFGNVNNHNPLRPRKLLLHKAQINKLQSAIDAGGCTVVPLRLYFKGALVKVEIAVGKGKKLHDKRDSIKKKEASREAERAMKFRRK comes from the coding sequence GTGGCCAAAGAAAAAAAAAGTAAAGGCGCTTTTCAAGAGCTTCGTAATAAAAAAGCCTTCCATAATTATATTATTGAAGACAAGTACGAAGCGGGCATCGTCCTTACGGGCACAGAGGTAAAATCTATTCGTGCGGGTAAGGCTCAGATCACAGAAGCTTTTGTGCGCGTGGAAAATGGGGACGCTATCCTTTACCACGCGCATATTGATGAATACAAGTTCGGAAACGTGAATAATCACAATCCCTTAAGGCCACGCAAGCTTTTACTCCACAAAGCGCAAATCAATAAGCTGCAGTCTGCTATAGATGCCGGGGGCTGTACAGTTGTCCCCTTAAGGCTCTATTTCAAAGGGGCTTTGGTAAAAGTCGAAATCGCTGTTGGCAAGGGTAAGAAACTTCATGATAAACGCGATTCTATAAAGAAAAAAGAGGCTTCGCGTGAAGCCGAACGCGCAATGAAGTTTCGTAGAAAATAG
- a CDS encoding excinuclease ABC subunit C, whose product MGHSETLRQKVRKLPHSPGVYLMKDRLGCVLYIGKAKDLQKRVSSYFRPNQKSRIIETQPKVAAMLPLIHDVEHIEVKSETEALVLEAKLIKEWKPKYNTAFTDDKQFLLVRVDIQSPIPQFRMTRNRTDSRSLYFGPFVHSQSLRKTLHELRTKYGILLGDAQPKKIGEDLYQLYGDARGEIYGHANEVSSKEYQIWAHKACAFLEGKMRQTVDELKEKMYVASEKQEYEKAAEIRDLIAAIHQTLQPSRKFSKKIFEEKSMDEPLELLHELLHLEKKPKEMECFDISHISGEFVVASMVHFTEGLPNKKLYRRYKIRSFIGNDDYRAMEEVVARRYSRLQPEDSIYPDLVVIDGGLGQVRAALKAFMMIDKAPPAIIGLAKKHETIIFPDEREPLRLELTNPALQLLQRLRDESHRFANSFNAELRSKKIKESALDDIPGLGEKRKELLLNHFKNILNLKKATIEELKSVEGIGPKFAQLVHDWLHR is encoded by the coding sequence ATGGGGCACTCCGAAACATTGAGACAAAAGGTAAGGAAATTGCCCCATTCACCCGGAGTGTACTTAATGAAAGACAGGCTGGGATGCGTCCTGTACATAGGGAAAGCAAAAGATTTGCAGAAACGAGTATCCTCTTACTTTAGACCGAACCAGAAATCGAGGATCATAGAAACGCAACCCAAAGTGGCTGCGATGCTGCCCTTAATTCATGACGTAGAGCACATCGAAGTAAAATCAGAAACCGAAGCCCTGGTACTCGAAGCGAAACTGATCAAGGAATGGAAACCAAAGTACAATACTGCGTTTACCGACGACAAACAATTCCTCTTAGTGCGCGTAGATATACAATCGCCCATACCGCAGTTTCGTATGACAAGAAATCGGACAGATAGCAGATCACTTTACTTTGGCCCGTTTGTACATTCACAGTCCCTGCGAAAAACACTGCATGAACTGCGAACAAAGTACGGCATTCTACTAGGAGACGCTCAACCAAAAAAAATAGGCGAAGATCTGTATCAACTATATGGAGACGCGAGAGGTGAAATTTACGGCCACGCAAATGAAGTGAGCTCTAAAGAATACCAAATATGGGCGCACAAAGCCTGCGCGTTCTTAGAAGGCAAGATGCGCCAGACGGTAGATGAGCTGAAAGAGAAAATGTATGTCGCATCCGAAAAACAAGAATATGAAAAAGCGGCTGAAATACGCGACCTGATCGCCGCGATCCATCAGACATTACAGCCCTCCAGAAAGTTTTCCAAAAAAATATTTGAAGAAAAATCGATGGACGAGCCCCTGGAGCTTCTTCACGAATTACTCCACCTAGAGAAGAAACCTAAAGAAATGGAGTGCTTTGATATATCACATATATCGGGGGAGTTTGTGGTAGCTTCAATGGTGCATTTCACGGAAGGCCTGCCGAACAAAAAGCTGTATAGACGATATAAGATCAGATCCTTTATCGGTAATGATGATTACCGGGCGATGGAAGAAGTTGTTGCCCGGCGTTATTCAAGACTACAGCCCGAGGATTCGATATACCCTGACCTCGTTGTAATAGACGGCGGACTGGGACAAGTGCGAGCGGCATTAAAAGCGTTTATGATGATCGATAAAGCCCCTCCGGCAATCATTGGCCTAGCAAAGAAGCATGAAACGATTATTTTCCCAGACGAACGCGAACCGCTACGCTTAGAATTAACAAACCCCGCACTGCAGTTATTGCAACGATTGCGTGACGAGTCTCATCGATTTGCCAACAGCTTTAATGCCGAATTACGCAGCAAAAAAATAAAAGAATCTGCGCTCGATGACATTCCAGGACTAGGAGAGAAGCGAAAAGAACTTTTATTGAATCACTTTAAGAACATACTGAACCTAAAGAAAGCAACAATTGAAGAGCTAAAAAGCGTTGAAGGGATTGGACCTAAATTCGCTCAACTGGTGCACGATTGGTTACACCGATAA
- a CDS encoding phosphoribosylglycinamide formyltransferase: MRVALLGSGYGSNAEALLRAGQRGALNSAEIVGIISDNSTARILELGNSFNIPALYLDPGHFRTKLTPEAEQVYISTLNTWGVDLVVLAGFMRVLEAHFLKAFEGKIINLHPSLLPAFPGLDAIKQAWDSRARVTGCTVHWVNEEIDGGQIIAQTPVPIEQGDTLESLRNKVHAAEHELLPSIIALLAKNA; the protein is encoded by the coding sequence ATGCGAGTTGCTCTCCTCGGTTCCGGTTACGGCTCAAATGCCGAAGCGCTCTTAAGGGCTGGCCAACGTGGGGCGCTTAATTCTGCCGAAATAGTCGGCATTATCTCGGATAATTCTACTGCTCGCATCTTAGAGCTCGGTAACTCGTTTAACATTCCCGCATTATACCTTGATCCTGGCCATTTTCGCACAAAATTAACGCCTGAGGCTGAGCAGGTATATATATCAACACTGAACACCTGGGGGGTAGATTTAGTTGTCTTGGCTGGCTTTATGCGGGTGTTAGAAGCACATTTTTTGAAGGCATTTGAAGGGAAAATTATAAACCTCCACCCTAGCCTTTTGCCGGCATTTCCGGGGTTAGATGCCATTAAACAAGCTTGGGATTCCAGGGCAAGGGTGACGGGGTGCACCGTACATTGGGTTAATGAGGAGATTGATGGTGGCCAAATTATCGCCCAAACTCCGGTTCCTATTGAGCAGGGTGATACGCTCGAGTCCCTGCGTAATAAGGTGCATGCGGCAGAACACGAGCTGCTTCCTTCTATTATTGCGCTTTTAGCAAAAAATGCTTAG
- a CDS encoding DNA-directed RNA polymerase subunit omega, which produces MRKDYLEQASKIIKDPRVLINVVSRRVKQLKFGMRPLVESLEKLDPEDIALREIIEGKLSYEFWKAPAQ; this is translated from the coding sequence TTGAGAAAAGATTATTTAGAACAAGCAAGTAAAATTATTAAAGATCCACGCGTGCTTATCAACGTGGTATCACGCCGCGTCAAGCAATTGAAATTTGGAATGAGGCCTTTGGTGGAGTCACTCGAAAAGCTTGATCCAGAAGATATTGCATTGCGAGAAATTATCGAGGGCAAGCTTTCCTACGAATTCTGGAAGGCACCTGCGCAATAA